Proteins found in one Hirundo rustica isolate bHirRus1 chromosome Z, bHirRus1.pri.v3, whole genome shotgun sequence genomic segment:
- the MINAR2 gene encoding major intrinsically disordered NOTCH2-binding receptor 1-like, whose translation MDLSVLPNNNHPDKFLQLEVKSLVKRSTFLPANWTKFPEAPLPGVQQWHNRIYLQREKRTVTELPGLDLNMVSQETIDKSLGKHITPVTLKSTIKSNPLYSDIHVDDDWEEKKKTPSWTVQDYDRQPLHSNLASHIKENPNDLQFWMGDIYTPGYDTLLKKKQKEKKHSKYCRIILLMVLAICILITVITLSVSFT comes from the exons ATGGACCTCTCCGTTTTGCCAAACAACAACCATCCTGATAAATTCCTGCAACTGGAGGTTAAATCTTTAGTGAAAAGGTCTACCTTTCTACCAGCTAACTGGACAAAATTCCCAGAAGCACCTTTACCTGGAGTGCAGCAGTGGCACAACAGGATCTATTTACAG agagaaaagagaactgTCACTGAGCTGCCAGGCTTAGACTTGAACATGGTCAGTCAAGAAACAATAGACAAATCCCTGGGGAAACACATTACTCCCGTCACCCTAAAATCCACAATCAAAAGCAACCCATTGTATAGTGATATCCATGTGGATGATGActgggaggagaagaaaaagaccCCTTCCTGGACTGTGCAAGACTATGACAGACAGCCACTGCACTCTAACTTGGCCAGCCACATAAAG gAAAATCCTAATGATCTGCAGTTCTGGATGGGGGATATTTATACTCCTGGGTATGATACCTTgttaaaaaagaagcagaaagaaaaaaagcattcaaaatATTGCCGAATCATTCTTCTCATGGTACTGGCCATTTGTATCCTAATTACTGTAATCACACTTAGTGTTTCATTTACTTAG